The Pleurodeles waltl isolate 20211129_DDA chromosome 6, aPleWal1.hap1.20221129, whole genome shotgun sequence genome has a segment encoding these proteins:
- the LOC138299245 gene encoding syncytin-2-like, with the protein MVPPPGYRPGPNHAIHPFGHRAGKRGGRTGEATGVKPPSKASILDNSSFQGKGTVKVGSNLNCNITTYNADMQGGTSSLMDHYWMCGARLHMQLPPNWNGLCSLVTLHIPSLVIPGVDISQLHDHPMSRPTTLLHHYRTKRAAEFLGTEVWKDVPQEHRLFNDAQIFFGSILPFIQAKATARWLQITRFELMKTINATEDGFNAIKEELRALRLMIIQHRYVLDLMTAMEGGVCKKIGSACCTYVPANDADNGTLTQAIQTLHDLQKKMIDEGGAADRWFEGWFEWVPSWMSGLFKALLPLIVLLLFMCLILQVIIACCKRMTAKLVGTE; encoded by the exons atggtaccacctccaggatatcggcctggccccaaccatgccatccatccctttggacaccgagcaggaaaaagaggggggagaacaggagaagcaaccggagtaaagcctccctctaaagcttcaatcttagacaattcttcttttca agggaaagggacagtgaaggtggggagtaacctcaactgcaacatcaccacctacaacgctgatatgcagggcggcacctccagcctgatggatcactactggatgtgtggggcccggctccacatgcaactacccccgaactggaatggcctctgttccctagtgactttgcacatcccctccctggtaataccaggtgtggacatctctcagttacatgaccatcccatgagccgtccaacaaccttgcttcaccattaccggacaaaacgagctgctgagtttcttggtactgaagtgtggaaagatgttccacaggaacacagactatttaatgatgcccaaatcttttttggtagcatcctaccattcattcaggcgaaggcaactgcacgctggctgcagatcacgcgctttgaattgatgaagaccataaatgcaactgaagatggattcaatgctatcaaggaagaacttcgagcccttaggctgatgataatacaacacagatatgtacttgatttaatgacggccatggaaggaggggtgtgtaagaagattggatcggcctgttgtacttatgtgccggccaatgatgcggacaatgggacattaactcaggccattcagacattgcatgatctacaaaagaaaatgatcgatgaggggggtgccGCTGATAGGTGGTTtgagggctggttcgaatgggtgccgtcctggatgtcggggttgttcaaggccttgttgcctttgattgtgttgttgcttttcatGTGTCTTATTTtacaggtaataatagcatgttgcaaaaggatgacagctaaattggtagggacagagtag